In Eriocheir sinensis breed Jianghai 21 chromosome 17, ASM2467909v1, whole genome shotgun sequence, one genomic interval encodes:
- the LOC126999998 gene encoding protein sprouty homolog 3-like — MSQDGRSQGGGGAGGCGGSGAPASPQGSPITLSVPRPDHQRTTNLYVDTPFKHRVAPRARPSHHHSRTHVDLALVHGAPARVSGKRPKLGVTPTPGKGVPASTSGTSLQQQQPAGSRTPVISKQPAALTFTKSGREESDGESIICSWCGRCRCQACTKPRPPPATWLCRNKCLCSPAAAVDYASCLCCVKGVLYHCGKDRESGHAAQLADNPCSCGGRHALLGWACLALASIPLPCLLCYWPLTGVRHLLEMTYQRCTSHGCRCPQGRGPRLQPPPPPPPPEKRPLHDCA, encoded by the coding sequence ATGTCGCAGGATGGCCGGAGTCAAGGCGGGGGCGGCGCGGGTGGATGTGGGGGGTCGGGCGCCCCCGCCAGCCCCCAGGGGAGCCCCATCACGCTGTCCGTGCCCCGCCCAGACCACCAGCGCACCACCAACCTCTATGTGGATACGCCCTTCAAGCACCGCGTGGCGCCCCGCgcccgcccctcccaccaccactcccGCACCCACGTGGACCTGGCCCTGGTGCACGGCGCGCCCGCCCGCGTTAGCGGTAAGCGACCCAAGCTGGGCGTGACCCCTACCCCGGGCAAAGGAGTCCCCGCCAGCACCAGCGGCACTtccctgcagcagcagcagccagcaGGCAGCCGCACGCCAGTGATCAGCAAGCAGCCGGCCGCCCTCACCTTCACCAAGAGCGGAAGGGAGGAGAGCGATGGGGAGTCCATCATCTGCTCGTGGTGCGGCCGCTGCCGGTGCCAGGCGTGCACCAAGCCTCGGCCGCCGCCCGCCACCTGGCTCTGCCGCAACAAGTGCCTCTGCtcacccgccgccgccgtcgACTACGCTTCCTGCCTGTGCTGCGTGAAGGGCGTCCTCTACCACTGCGGCAAGGACAGAGAGTCTGGCCACGCCGCTCAGCTAGCCGACAACCCGTGCTCGTGTGGGGGGCGCCACGCCCTTCTGGGCTGGGCCTGCCTCGCCCTGGCCTCCATCCCGCTGCCCTGCCTACTCTGCTACTGGCCGCTGACGGGGGTTCGCCACCTGCTGGAGATGACCTACCAGCGGTGCACGAGCCACGGCTGCCGCTGCCCCCAGGGGCGGGGCCCGCGCCtccagcctccgccgccgccgccgcccccggaGAAACGGCCGCTCCACGACTGCGCGTGA